One stretch of Pirellulales bacterium DNA includes these proteins:
- a CDS encoding c-type cytochrome — protein MRRPAMHTIKLLALGWGIGCCAAFGVELANTANTPSTPQALDSYPAGYRHLLNNEYVPAQLDQEVFDNLWKTWEEPLKSKAEQATPEERRQMAFSRYGLTEAPGREGGIPLQYADNGKGGWVLNCFACHGGKVAGQVIMGAPNTHIALETLFQEIYSTKRLLKRRVPPTELGSLVVPLGKSNGTTNAIIFGVLLGAYRDRDLNVHPEYPTPKMVHHDHDAPAWWIMKRKTHLYADGFAAKGHRAMMQFMMVFSNGPEVFHKAENDYKEIFAWVESLEAPKYPFEVNQQLAGTGREIFNNNCAKCHGRYDDGSAFPQKIVSIDEVGTDRARLDSLTYEMRKGYEEGWFSNHGEKKGICDPQGYVAQPLNGIWASAPYLHNGSVPTLWHMFHSDQRPVVWKRTEDGYDSKRVGLEVAEMDDLPAEVTSAKEKRTYFDSRLFGKSTEGHTFPDALSEEEKTAVMEYLKTI, from the coding sequence ATGAGACGACCGGCAATGCACACCATTAAACTACTGGCCCTTGGTTGGGGAATTGGATGCTGCGCCGCGTTTGGCGTGGAATTGGCCAATACCGCGAACACTCCATCCACCCCGCAGGCTTTGGATTCTTACCCGGCAGGCTATCGGCACCTGCTCAATAACGAGTACGTGCCGGCGCAACTGGACCAGGAGGTTTTCGACAATCTCTGGAAAACGTGGGAAGAGCCGCTCAAGTCCAAGGCGGAGCAGGCGACTCCCGAGGAGCGCCGCCAGATGGCGTTCTCGCGTTACGGGTTGACCGAAGCGCCGGGCCGCGAAGGAGGCATTCCGCTGCAATATGCGGACAACGGCAAGGGGGGCTGGGTGCTCAATTGCTTCGCTTGTCACGGCGGTAAGGTTGCCGGCCAAGTCATTATGGGGGCGCCGAACACGCACATCGCGCTGGAGACGCTGTTTCAAGAGATCTATTCGACGAAGCGCTTATTGAAACGACGGGTGCCCCCCACCGAATTGGGCTCGCTGGTTGTTCCGTTGGGTAAATCGAACGGCACGACCAACGCGATTATCTTTGGCGTCTTGCTGGGGGCGTACCGCGATCGCGATCTGAACGTTCATCCCGAATACCCGACGCCGAAGATGGTGCATCACGACCACGACGCGCCGGCGTGGTGGATTATGAAGCGGAAGACGCATTTGTACGCCGATGGATTTGCCGCGAAGGGACATCGGGCGATGATGCAATTCATGATGGTGTTTTCGAATGGGCCCGAGGTGTTCCACAAAGCGGAGAATGATTACAAGGAGATCTTCGCCTGGGTCGAATCTCTGGAGGCGCCGAAGTACCCGTTTGAAGTCAATCAACAACTGGCGGGCACGGGTCGCGAGATTTTCAACAACAATTGCGCGAAATGTCATGGCCGCTACGACGATGGTTCGGCGTTCCCGCAAAAGATCGTATCGATCGATGAAGTGGGCACCGATCGCGCTCGGCTCGACTCGTTGACCTATGAGATGCGCAAGGGATACGAGGAAGGTTGGTTCTCGAACCACGGCGAGAAAAAAGGGATTTGCGATCCACAGGGGTATGTGGCGCAGCCGCTGAACGGCATTTGGGCATCGGCGCCGTATCTGCACAACGGATCGGTTCCGACGCTGTGGCACATGTTCCATAGCGATCAGCGCCCGGTAGTTTGGAAGCGCACCGAGGATGGCTACGACTCCAAGCGTGTGGGCCTGGAGGTGGCGGAGATGGACGATTTGCCGGCCGAAGTGACCAGCGCCAAGGAAAAGCGGACTTATTTCGACTCGCGTTTGTTCGGCAAGAGCACGGAGGGGCACACCTTCCCCGACGCGCTGAGCGAAGAGGAGAAGACTGCCGTGATGGAGTACTTGAAGACGATCTAG